A single window of Rubripirellula lacrimiformis DNA harbors:
- a CDS encoding HlyD family efflux transporter periplasmic adaptor subunit, whose amino-acid sequence MITSGTDNGGRRQSSHMPAKPVQPRLRADLVHRPIWSNRRQVWVIKDPIAGTFFYFSPQEHAMLSLADGIRDPGELHHAAAKLFLPARLLPQQVDHFFADAQSKGLLATTPAKLQRPIDRQPWWIKPLVIRLPGVDPSDWLSRLEPLGRVLFSRPALAVAGAMTIIATTIVVTRFGEFADDIATAASRFDQWWMLLAVIGATKVIHELAHALACQRFGGRCREMGLMILFGVPCLYCDVSDAWLMDRPWKRMLVSAAGMMAEWVIAAIATLVWVSTIDGPIRDLCVTIMTVCSISTILFNGNPLLRYDGYYLLCDAVGIPNLGGRAREQLRHVIRRWWSQDSSAAGSLAYENSPSQNRENRFLVGYAVASGVYRTFLYVAILSLFYAWADQRGFGDAVLALGFILLATWGVRSAKSAIQRQRPQGTKNQAGTGRSTVYRLGCGIALAASFLVPLPSGVTAPMITEPADSETMVVSKSGFLDESVRHGETVRSGQVVAELIDHPTADQRLALETKRDQIETRLATIRDRRSIDHQSASAIPTLERGLQETVKQLSVLQQESDRLRIRSHIDGVVFAPPTTISRRSDQITTTTWSGAPLDPVNQGALLSDGTTACTVGDRTRREAVFYLRQQDIDQVRIGQTAILRVSGHPRGSVKGRVIQIASSPEQQLPDSLIQAGLLTPSTIDSQATPFYPVRVQIDPQVHGLPVRMIAWGQIQVEPKSIWSRLNRWSGESF is encoded by the coding sequence TTGATCACCAGCGGCACAGACAATGGTGGGCGACGCCAATCGAGCCACATGCCGGCCAAGCCGGTACAGCCTCGACTGCGCGCCGACCTAGTCCATCGACCCATCTGGTCGAACCGTCGCCAGGTCTGGGTGATCAAAGACCCGATCGCTGGAACGTTTTTCTATTTCAGTCCGCAAGAACATGCGATGTTGAGCTTGGCCGATGGGATCCGAGACCCCGGTGAACTCCATCACGCCGCCGCAAAACTGTTCTTGCCAGCCCGGCTTTTGCCACAACAAGTGGACCACTTTTTTGCGGACGCCCAGTCGAAAGGACTACTCGCCACGACGCCCGCAAAGCTGCAACGCCCCATCGATCGACAACCTTGGTGGATCAAACCGCTGGTCATTCGATTGCCAGGTGTCGACCCAAGCGATTGGCTATCCAGATTGGAACCACTCGGACGCGTCCTCTTTTCTAGACCTGCGTTGGCCGTCGCCGGTGCCATGACGATCATCGCGACCACGATTGTCGTGACACGTTTCGGAGAGTTCGCCGACGACATTGCCACCGCGGCAAGCCGTTTCGACCAGTGGTGGATGTTGCTGGCGGTGATCGGCGCGACCAAGGTCATTCATGAACTGGCGCACGCATTGGCATGCCAACGGTTCGGAGGCCGGTGCCGCGAAATGGGTCTGATGATCCTGTTCGGGGTTCCTTGTTTGTACTGTGACGTGTCCGATGCCTGGCTGATGGATCGACCCTGGAAACGAATGTTGGTATCGGCTGCCGGGATGATGGCCGAATGGGTCATCGCGGCGATCGCCACCTTGGTTTGGGTATCCACGATCGACGGCCCGATCCGCGATCTGTGCGTTACCATCATGACCGTGTGCTCGATATCAACCATCTTGTTCAATGGCAATCCGCTGTTGCGATACGACGGCTATTATTTGCTTTGCGATGCTGTTGGCATCCCGAACTTGGGCGGACGAGCTCGCGAACAACTTCGACATGTCATCCGCCGGTGGTGGTCCCAAGATTCGTCGGCGGCCGGTTCGCTTGCCTACGAAAACTCTCCGTCCCAGAACCGCGAAAATCGGTTTCTGGTCGGCTATGCGGTCGCCAGCGGCGTCTATCGAACGTTCCTGTATGTGGCGATTCTGTCGCTGTTCTACGCTTGGGCGGACCAGCGGGGATTCGGGGATGCCGTGCTGGCACTGGGATTCATCCTGTTGGCGACCTGGGGCGTACGTTCAGCCAAATCAGCGATACAACGTCAACGTCCGCAGGGGACGAAGAACCAAGCCGGAACCGGGCGATCGACGGTCTACCGCTTGGGCTGCGGCATCGCTCTGGCCGCATCGTTTTTGGTTCCGTTACCGTCCGGCGTGACCGCCCCCATGATCACCGAACCCGCCGACAGTGAAACGATGGTGGTTTCCAAGTCAGGCTTCTTGGACGAATCCGTTCGTCACGGTGAAACGGTCCGTTCGGGTCAGGTCGTCGCAGAATTGATCGACCACCCAACCGCCGATCAAAGATTGGCTTTGGAGACCAAGCGAGATCAAATTGAAACTCGCCTTGCGACCATACGCGATCGTCGCAGCATCGATCACCAATCCGCCTCGGCGATCCCCACCTTAGAACGCGGCTTGCAGGAAACCGTCAAACAGTTATCGGTTCTGCAACAGGAAAGCGACCGGCTACGGATACGCAGCCACATCGACGGCGTCGTCTTCGCCCCGCCGACGACGATTTCGCGAAGGTCAGACCAGATCACGACGACCACCTGGTCCGGAGCTCCCCTGGATCCTGTCAACCAAGGTGCGTTGCTATCCGACGGAACGACAGCGTGCACCGTTGGTGATCGGACACGACGCGAAGCGGTCTTCTACCTGAGGCAACAAGACATTGACCAAGTTCGAATCGGGCAGACTGCGATTTTAAGAGTGTCGGGGCATCCGCGTGGCAGTGTGAAAGGACGAGTAATCCAGATCGCATCGTCACCCGAACAACAGCTTCCCGATTCATTGATTCAAGCGGGACTGTTGACCCCATCCACCATCGACTCGCAGGCCACACCGTTCTACCCGGTGCGAGTTCAGATCGACCCACAGGTTCACGGCCTGCCCGTACGAATGATCGCTTGGGGACAAATCCAAGTCGAACCCAAGTCCATCTGGTCCCGCCTAAACCGGTGGTCCGGCGAATCATTCTGA
- a CDS encoding efflux RND transporter periplasmic adaptor subunit produces the protein MLPKRAIQSVVRSTVCLVLGCVLSHSAVADDTIAMDDLIVTVIESIDVPAGRTGSIASMTVREGDSVATGKLIATTDDREARIRQAIAATQLDVARRKIKDGLSTEQAEAAVGSTRQAAKEQEMLKRVANKKATNLVRIAATEKASEVAKNELDRALASRRAYAQSISTSEIEGLRLAYEKSILETQQAKSEHEIEELSAQAETEAAAGHLWLVQQSKLELRQAEVDEKINELNLELARQQTELANLEVLRHQVVSPIDGVVVEIHRRPGDWVTEGEPMVRVIRLNRLRAEGFANLDDVSALKRSPQVNLRIQTAESVVQRSGKIVFVSPEIDPVNKQVRFWVEFDNSDLVVLPGMRLSLELTP, from the coding sequence ATGCTTCCTAAACGAGCCATCCAATCCGTCGTTCGCAGCACCGTTTGCCTGGTGCTGGGATGTGTCCTTTCGCATTCTGCGGTCGCGGATGACACGATCGCGATGGATGATTTGATTGTCACGGTCATCGAATCGATCGATGTTCCTGCGGGCCGAACCGGATCGATCGCATCCATGACCGTTCGCGAAGGTGACTCGGTAGCGACTGGCAAATTGATCGCCACGACCGACGACCGCGAAGCTCGTATCCGCCAAGCGATCGCCGCAACTCAGTTGGACGTTGCCCGGCGAAAAATCAAAGACGGTCTGTCCACCGAACAGGCCGAAGCCGCTGTAGGTTCCACACGCCAAGCTGCCAAAGAACAAGAGATGCTAAAGCGGGTGGCCAACAAAAAGGCAACCAACTTAGTCCGCATCGCCGCAACGGAAAAAGCGTCTGAAGTCGCCAAAAACGAACTCGACCGTGCTTTGGCCTCTCGCCGCGCATACGCCCAAAGCATCTCGACATCCGAGATCGAAGGACTCCGTTTAGCCTACGAAAAGTCGATCCTGGAAACTCAGCAAGCCAAGTCAGAGCACGAAATCGAAGAACTCAGTGCTCAAGCCGAGACAGAGGCGGCTGCCGGCCATCTGTGGCTGGTCCAGCAATCGAAACTGGAACTTCGTCAAGCGGAAGTCGACGAGAAGATCAACGAACTGAACCTAGAACTGGCCCGCCAACAAACCGAACTGGCAAACCTAGAAGTGCTGCGTCATCAAGTTGTCTCGCCAATCGACGGTGTTGTTGTCGAAATCCATCGGCGGCCGGGCGATTGGGTGACCGAGGGCGAACCGATGGTTCGTGTGATTCGACTGAATCGATTGCGTGCCGAAGGTTTCGCAAACCTGGACGACGTGTCGGCGCTGAAGCGATCGCCGCAAGTCAACCTGCGGATCCAAACGGCAGAATCAGTGGTGCAACGCAGCGGCAAGATCGTCTTCGTCAGTCCCGAAATTGACCCCGTCAACAAACAGGTTCGTTTTTGGGTTGAATTCGACAACAGCGATCTAGTGGTATTGCCCGGCATGCGACTTAGCCTGGAACTGACACCTTGA
- a CDS encoding TolC family protein: MNSLPSKRVFHAIRCGGRWHCALAVGLVLVLGCRSYRDIPQTIGNNTDSIDSLMQQVDAGPPPSEPVEWTAQPMTLRSPEDFENAQYRELSLQQAIETALGNAQVLRDLGATVLRSPSLVTTTEALGLVQTDPQASIEAALSAYDAQVYGFGKWQNNDRRFNNRFFGGGSTAFKQDTHDYVLQLSKRTATGAQFALRSVTDYDANNATGNLFPSAWQSQLHAEMRQPLMQGGGLTFNRIAGPAAQPGVYNGILIAKVNSDITAAKFRSQTRDFVSNVINAYWDLYFAYRDLDAKAAALERSRETWESYQAQKTSSRKSGAAEALAREQYYRFKSELQDAIAGKLTQRTQVNQSSTGGTFAGIGGVQAAERRLRLLIGFPLSDGTLIRPSDEPNEAPLVFDWDSISAEAIQLRSELQQQRLTVKRREMELLAAKNFLMPSLDLVSIYRLRGLDQNLAGNDSALEEVGTFDYQEYEASLELRLPVGFRQGHAAVRHARFQISREKAILQEQERQILHDLMSVVADVDRAYAQMQTNMNRYIAASEALEVLQANRHAGLPVNLEQLLDSQRRISEAQSRYFLSLAEYTVASKNVQFEKGTLLQMANMVIADLP, translated from the coding sequence ATGAATTCCCTACCATCGAAACGTGTTTTCCATGCGATCCGCTGCGGCGGACGCTGGCACTGCGCGCTGGCGGTCGGATTGGTCTTGGTATTGGGGTGCCGATCGTACCGCGACATTCCACAGACGATTGGAAACAACACCGATAGCATCGATTCGTTGATGCAACAGGTGGACGCTGGGCCGCCGCCGAGCGAACCGGTCGAATGGACCGCTCAGCCAATGACGCTGCGCAGCCCCGAGGATTTCGAAAACGCTCAATACCGTGAACTGTCGCTGCAGCAGGCGATCGAAACGGCCCTCGGTAACGCACAGGTGCTTCGTGATCTTGGTGCGACCGTGCTGCGGTCGCCCAGCCTTGTGACAACGACCGAGGCATTGGGGTTGGTACAGACCGACCCGCAGGCCAGTATCGAAGCCGCGTTGTCAGCTTACGATGCTCAGGTCTATGGATTTGGCAAATGGCAAAACAACGACCGACGTTTCAACAATCGTTTCTTTGGTGGCGGTTCAACCGCGTTCAAACAGGACACGCATGACTATGTCCTGCAGCTGTCCAAGCGAACCGCAACAGGTGCTCAATTTGCCCTTCGCAGTGTGACCGACTACGACGCCAACAACGCGACTGGCAACTTGTTCCCCAGTGCTTGGCAGAGCCAGTTGCATGCCGAGATGCGTCAGCCATTGATGCAGGGTGGCGGTCTAACATTCAACCGAATCGCTGGTCCTGCGGCTCAGCCCGGCGTTTACAACGGCATCCTGATCGCGAAAGTCAACAGCGACATCACGGCGGCCAAATTTCGATCGCAAACGCGTGATTTCGTCAGCAACGTCATCAATGCCTATTGGGATCTGTACTTTGCGTATCGCGACCTGGACGCCAAAGCGGCCGCGCTTGAACGCAGCCGCGAAACCTGGGAAAGCTACCAGGCACAGAAAACCAGCAGCCGAAAATCGGGGGCTGCCGAAGCTCTGGCTCGCGAACAGTACTATCGATTCAAATCCGAACTTCAGGATGCGATCGCTGGGAAGTTGACTCAGCGGACTCAGGTCAATCAATCCAGCACGGGCGGGACGTTTGCGGGAATTGGTGGCGTTCAGGCAGCCGAGCGGAGGCTGCGATTGCTGATTGGTTTCCCGCTTTCCGATGGCACCTTGATTCGCCCATCCGACGAACCCAACGAGGCGCCGTTGGTGTTTGACTGGGATTCGATTTCGGCCGAAGCGATCCAATTGCGAAGCGAGTTACAGCAACAGCGTTTGACCGTGAAGCGACGTGAAATGGAACTCTTGGCAGCCAAGAATTTCCTGATGCCGTCGCTGGACTTGGTGTCGATTTATCGTCTCCGCGGCTTGGACCAGAATTTGGCGGGCAACGATAGTGCGTTGGAAGAGGTCGGCACTTTCGACTATCAGGAATACGAAGCCAGTTTAGAATTGCGGCTGCCGGTCGGGTTTCGCCAAGGGCACGCAGCGGTCCGGCACGCTCGATTCCAGATTTCGCGAGAAAAAGCGATCTTGCAGGAACAGGAACGCCAAATATTGCACGACCTGATGTCGGTGGTCGCGGACGTTGATCGGGCCTACGCCCAAATGCAAACCAACATGAACCGCTATATCGCTGCGAGCGAGGCGCTCGAAGTGCTGCAGGCGAACCGGCATGCTGGGTTGCCGGTCAATCTGGAGCA
- a CDS encoding efflux RND transporter periplasmic adaptor subunit: MPDRRPPLDQSPAASPGSTGVTRPAASDASGDSSRIWADSHRLIEQMEIEARTCPALRRGESATHFENLLAGFHSITGAQATHLYAVEDGQPNSLSQIGLAVFDAKVDTSGADGHPHWSSDGSTTGARLRVSLPLLPSTQLTWEARFAAPIAVDRRAASEQLASALMDLASSAYLRCRVIRLQSHLGQMDDRESFVASLYRGSNLTETWTSIAVSVQRMTEVDRVSILRIGGDHGQHGGSRMIATSTPSHIDHRADHVRWMQQMVDTYATTTDIFSGTADVEPRGDADRDKIDAWQTYRKQTDCRDIRIEFIGGIAENASSHRTGAAFPAAATESTGPVAAMVLERFGTASDTDRKADRGVQRDADSTGSNTSDQPASLDRYTPHRWTITRAIQDAIVRADSQTPTMAGRGIQWASRQSKISIAIIAAIVIAAALIPVPFNLPVEGRVVPVRQSRLFSPAAGVVSEVLVSDGETVRSGQELVVMRSPDLDLKQQSLLAALDTAQTKRESLSALRSTTRDTQSSADARVIESEIIGLQRQLDAIHHQQKQLTLRSPIDGVVDQWNLVDSLSSRPVTHGQYLLSVIAESEGWNAELDIPDQAIAYLPSHVDQPVQCTFKLRSDPTQTYQGTIADLSLTADLNAEAKSVVRGRVPIRTGDQERLRPGATLVAKIHCGNSPAGFVYLRSLIQWYRRQIWF; encoded by the coding sequence ATGCCTGACCGCCGTCCCCCGCTGGATCAGTCGCCCGCTGCGAGCCCCGGCTCGACTGGGGTGACACGTCCGGCGGCATCCGATGCCAGCGGCGACAGTTCACGAATCTGGGCTGATTCGCATCGCTTGATCGAACAGATGGAAATCGAAGCACGCACCTGTCCGGCGCTTCGCAGAGGTGAATCCGCCACCCATTTCGAAAATCTGTTGGCCGGTTTCCATAGCATCACCGGCGCCCAAGCAACGCATCTCTACGCCGTCGAAGATGGTCAACCGAATTCGCTTTCGCAGATCGGGTTGGCTGTGTTTGACGCCAAAGTCGACACGTCGGGAGCCGACGGGCACCCACATTGGTCATCCGACGGATCCACAACCGGCGCACGATTGCGAGTCAGTTTACCGCTGCTTCCGTCAACTCAATTGACCTGGGAAGCTCGCTTTGCGGCCCCCATCGCAGTCGATCGGCGAGCCGCATCGGAGCAACTGGCATCCGCGTTGATGGACCTCGCATCATCTGCATATCTGCGATGCCGAGTCATTCGATTGCAGTCCCACTTGGGCCAGATGGATGACCGCGAATCCTTCGTCGCCAGCTTGTACCGCGGTTCCAATTTAACCGAAACATGGACTTCGATCGCGGTTTCGGTCCAACGCATGACGGAAGTCGACCGGGTATCGATCTTGCGGATCGGCGGCGACCACGGCCAACATGGCGGGTCGCGAATGATCGCCACTTCGACTCCGTCGCACATCGACCACCGCGCGGACCATGTTCGATGGATGCAGCAAATGGTGGATACCTATGCGACCACCACGGACATATTTTCGGGCACAGCCGACGTGGAACCACGCGGGGACGCCGACCGTGACAAAATCGACGCTTGGCAAACCTATCGCAAACAAACCGATTGCCGAGACATTCGGATTGAATTCATCGGTGGCATCGCAGAAAACGCTTCGTCCCATCGGACCGGCGCGGCGTTCCCTGCGGCGGCAACGGAATCAACGGGACCGGTCGCCGCCATGGTGCTGGAACGATTTGGCACGGCAAGTGACACCGACCGTAAGGCGGACCGGGGCGTTCAACGGGACGCTGATTCCACCGGGTCAAACACGAGCGACCAACCCGCTTCACTTGATCGATACACGCCGCATCGTTGGACCATCACGCGAGCGATCCAGGATGCCATCGTTCGTGCTGATTCGCAAACACCAACGATGGCGGGCCGCGGAATCCAATGGGCATCGCGGCAAAGCAAAATCAGCATCGCGATCATTGCCGCAATCGTGATCGCTGCCGCTCTAATTCCGGTGCCGTTTAACCTTCCCGTCGAAGGACGCGTGGTCCCGGTCCGGCAATCACGACTATTTTCGCCCGCCGCCGGCGTTGTATCCGAGGTTTTGGTTTCGGACGGCGAAACCGTCCGCAGCGGCCAGGAACTGGTCGTCATGCGCAGCCCTGATCTGGACCTGAAGCAACAATCCCTGTTGGCTGCCTTGGACACCGCCCAAACCAAACGCGAATCGTTGTCGGCGCTGCGATCGACCACCCGCGACACGCAATCGTCCGCCGACGCTCGCGTGATCGAATCCGAAATCATCGGTCTGCAACGCCAACTCGACGCCATCCATCATCAACAGAAACAATTGACGTTGCGCAGCCCCATCGATGGTGTCGTTGATCAATGGAATCTGGTCGATTCCCTTTCGTCCCGGCCGGTCACCCATGGCCAGTACCTGCTAAGCGTGATCGCCGAATCGGAGGGTTGGAATGCCGAACTGGACATTCCCGACCAAGCAATCGCGTACCTGCCATCGCACGTCGACCAACCCGTGCAATGCACGTTCAAACTGCGCTCCGATCCGACGCAAACCTACCAAGGCACCATCGCCGACTTGTCGTTGACCGCGGACCTGAACGCAGAGGCAAAGTCCGTCGTCCGCGGCCGTGTGCCCATTCGCACCGGCGACCAAGAACGCCTGCGACCGGGTGCCACTTTGGTCGCAAAAATTCACTGCGGCAATTCTCCCGCCGGCTTCGTCTATCTGCGCAGTCTGATCCAATGGTACCGTCGCCAAATTTGGTTTTAA